A single genomic interval of Porphyromonas sp. oral taxon 275 harbors:
- a CDS encoding FKBP-type peptidyl-prolyl cis-trans isomerase translates to MNKVSYALGLSIGQNFRASGFDELIFEDFLQGVRAVYEEAQPEMSYDEAKQIINDYFQEVQRKAVERNKEAGEEFLKINGHKAGVVTLPSGLQYEILREGDGPKPKLTDSVECHYHGTLINGQVFDSSMDRGETATFPLQGVIKGWTEILQLMPVGSKWKVTIPADLAYGDRGAGQMIQPGSTLIFIIELIAIK, encoded by the coding sequence ATGAACAAGGTAAGCTATGCCCTAGGGCTAAGCATCGGGCAGAACTTCCGTGCCTCGGGCTTTGACGAACTGATCTTCGAGGACTTCCTACAGGGCGTACGCGCCGTCTACGAGGAGGCACAGCCCGAGATGAGCTACGACGAAGCGAAGCAGATCATCAACGACTACTTCCAGGAGGTGCAGCGCAAGGCTGTCGAGCGCAACAAGGAGGCCGGTGAGGAGTTCCTCAAGATCAACGGCCACAAGGCAGGCGTCGTCACGCTGCCTAGCGGTCTCCAGTACGAGATCCTGCGCGAAGGCGATGGCCCCAAGCCTAAGCTCACCGACAGCGTAGAGTGCCACTACCACGGTACGCTCATCAATGGGCAGGTCTTCGATAGCTCGATGGACCGCGGCGAGACGGCTACCTTCCCCCTGCAGGGCGTCATCAAGGGCTGGACGGAGATCCTCCAGCTGATGCCTGTGGGCTCTAAGTGGAAGGTCACGATCCCTGCTGACCTGGCCTACGGCGATCGTGGTGCTGGGCAGATGATCCAGCCAGGCAGCACGCTCATCTTTATCATCGAGCTCATCGCGATCAAGTAA
- a CDS encoding WbqC family protein → MHYDLLLSTALTPPISYFTLLYHHQSGRVGLEAAEHYIKQSYRNRCYILGPNGVQPLSIPVELPQGTKTPITEVRLSTHGQWRSVWHQTLATAYGASPYYEYYIDELEALWGTLEDDSLWALNLRLLQHLCPLLEIDPACLCPTEDFTPLECHEADYRYSLRPKQGTLPPAYLPQAYHQLDRPARGFVPELSILDLLFNMGPESPLILQASYHPYPHE, encoded by the coding sequence ATGCACTACGACCTCCTGCTCTCCACGGCGCTGACGCCCCCCATCAGCTACTTCACCCTCCTGTATCATCACCAGTCGGGTAGGGTAGGCCTTGAGGCTGCCGAGCACTACATCAAGCAGAGCTACCGCAATCGCTGCTACATCCTCGGGCCTAACGGCGTGCAGCCACTGAGCATTCCCGTGGAGCTCCCCCAGGGGACGAAGACCCCCATCACCGAGGTGCGTCTCTCTACGCACGGGCAGTGGCGCTCCGTCTGGCATCAGACCCTAGCCACGGCCTATGGTGCTAGTCCCTACTACGAGTACTACATCGACGAACTGGAGGCGCTGTGGGGCACCCTCGAGGACGATAGCCTCTGGGCCCTGAACCTGAGGCTGCTGCAGCACCTCTGTCCCCTGCTCGAGATCGACCCCGCCTGCCTCTGCCCGACCGAGGACTTCACTCCGCTGGAGTGCCACGAGGCGGACTACCGCTATAGCCTGCGCCCCAAGCAGGGCACACTGCCCCCTGCCTACCTCCCCCAAGCCTATCATCAGCTCGATCGACCCGCTCGGGGCTTCGTCCCTGAGCTCAGTATCCTCGATCTCCTCTTCAATATGGGGCCCGAGAGTCCCCTTATTCTCCAAGCTAGCTACCATCCCTATCCTCATGAATAA
- the lepB gene encoding signal peptidase I, translated as MGSKGRYIPSLLRYGALPLGVVLLVLLLRAFLLVPLTLQTSALAPSYPRGAWVLVLKSFEPERGDCVLIDLARLGLAKPSEPSLVAGRVVGLPGDSLELRQGLLYVNGRRTLDHRRALSAGESYALRLPRAQGVYPLSPVSLVAYRQALLEEQRAEERLHPGRGQLGLDSARWMARLSERALYTFAQDYYWVLADDTASGPDSRHLGIIPREAIVGRLLFGLGTRSPFVYP; from the coding sequence ATGGGAAGTAAGGGCCGATATATCCCTAGCCTACTACGCTACGGAGCCTTGCCGCTGGGAGTCGTACTCCTGGTGCTGCTCCTACGTGCCTTTCTCCTCGTGCCGCTGACGCTGCAGACCAGCGCCCTGGCCCCGAGCTATCCTCGGGGAGCGTGGGTGCTGGTGCTCAAGAGCTTCGAGCCTGAGCGTGGCGACTGCGTCCTCATTGACCTAGCTCGACTAGGACTGGCGAAGCCCTCAGAGCCTAGCCTCGTGGCAGGGCGTGTCGTCGGTCTGCCGGGCGATAGCCTCGAGCTACGACAGGGACTGCTCTATGTCAATGGTCGCCGCACGCTCGATCATCGCCGTGCGCTCAGCGCTGGCGAGAGCTACGCACTGCGTCTACCGCGTGCTCAGGGCGTCTATCCCCTGAGCCCCGTGAGCCTCGTGGCCTATCGCCAGGCCCTCCTAGAGGAGCAGCGCGCCGAGGAGCGTCTGCACCCAGGGCGCGGACAGCTCGGGCTGGACTCCGCCCGCTGGATGGCGCGCCTCAGTGAGCGAGCGCTCTACACCTTTGCCCAGGACTACTACTGGGTGCTGGCGGACGACACTGCCTCGGGGCCTGACTCACGTCACCTAGGGATTATCCCGCGCGAGGCCATCGTAGGGCGTCTGCTCTTCGGCCTCGGCACGCGCAGCCCCTTCGTCTATCCTTGA
- the cas2 gene encoding CRISPR-associated endonuclease Cas2, which yields MRRRRLSEYRIMWVFVLFDLPTYTASERKAASGFRRELLKDGFIMFQYSVYIRHCSSVENAAVHIRRVKNMLPEEGEVIIMQVTDKQFGMIEHFSSHQIGPTPAPSPTVEML from the coding sequence ATGCGACGACGTAGACTAAGTGAATATCGTATTATGTGGGTGTTTGTTCTCTTCGATCTCCCGACCTATACTGCCTCCGAGCGTAAGGCGGCCTCCGGCTTTAGACGCGAACTGCTCAAGGATGGCTTCATCATGTTCCAGTACTCGGTTTATATACGACATTGCTCCAGTGTGGAGAATGCTGCCGTACATATTCGTCGAGTCAAGAATATGCTTCCAGAGGAAGGGGAGGTCATTATCATGCAGGTCACAGATAAGCAGTTTGGAATGATCGAGCATTTTTCCTCGCATCAGATTGGGCCGACTCCCGCCCCCTCTCCCACCGTAGAGATGCTTTAG
- a CDS encoding 4-hydroxy-tetrahydrodipicolinate reductase yields MKQLKIVLIGYGKMGRIIEHIAQERGHQVVLTIDRGEEALFDDPRFASADVAIEFTSPQAAYANCLKTLERGLPLVSGSTGWSERLPELKTLCEQEGKTFFWSSNFSIGVYLFRQLVAQASRLMKLAPDYQLSMSETHHVHKLDAPSGTAITLAETVLAERPELERWTLGAAVEGELPVVAYREGEVPGTHSLSFTSGVDRIELTHEAFGREGFAHGAVLAAEYAATHSGWLTMEDLLQSR; encoded by the coding sequence ATGAAACAACTCAAGATCGTACTCATCGGCTACGGCAAGATGGGACGCATCATCGAGCATATCGCTCAGGAGCGTGGCCACCAGGTCGTGCTCACGATAGACCGAGGCGAAGAGGCGCTCTTCGATGATCCGCGCTTTGCTTCGGCGGATGTAGCCATCGAGTTCACCTCCCCCCAGGCAGCCTATGCCAACTGCTTGAAGACCTTAGAGCGGGGCCTACCCTTGGTCTCTGGCTCTACGGGCTGGAGTGAGCGTCTGCCCGAGCTCAAGACACTCTGCGAGCAGGAGGGGAAGACCTTCTTCTGGTCCTCCAACTTCAGTATCGGCGTCTACCTCTTCCGTCAGCTCGTGGCTCAGGCCTCGCGGCTGATGAAGCTGGCCCCTGACTATCAGCTCAGCATGAGCGAGACGCACCACGTGCACAAGCTAGATGCCCCCAGCGGTACGGCTATCACGCTGGCCGAGACGGTGCTGGCCGAGCGCCCAGAGCTCGAGCGCTGGACGCTTGGTGCAGCTGTGGAGGGCGAGTTGCCTGTCGTGGCCTATCGCGAGGGCGAAGTCCCAGGGACGCATAGCCTGAGCTTCACCTCCGGTGTAGATCGTATCGAGCTGACGCACGAGGCCTTTGGGCGCGAAGGCTTTGCTCACGGTGCTGTCCTCGCAGCCGAATATGCCGCCACGCATAGCGGTTGGCTGACGATGGAGGACCTCCTGCAGTCTCGTTAA
- a CDS encoding threonine/serine exporter family protein, producing MAQSVPLALRDIDKEHLLEFLLRYATTQTSVGVQTSRIVVNTTRIAHAYGYELTIMMFQRNIAMTLTPVLEGAAGSYQRLDYAHPVTGMSQHKHSPLNFYLNAELSRLSWYTYDNHPDLDELEARFERILTTQPVNRWLVLYLISQANMCLCLLFGGDLVSSLFVFLGTFLGFLVRQELNRRHAYIYLTICLSAFIASFVVGLGAKWGLEASPEIALGASVLYLIPGVPFINGIMDLLDGYMLNGLSRLMTAAMIVVSITVGLSGTLLLLGLSLL from the coding sequence ATGGCCCAGTCCGTCCCCCTAGCACTACGAGATATTGACAAGGAGCATCTCCTGGAGTTCCTTCTGCGCTACGCGACGACGCAGACCAGCGTCGGGGTGCAGACCTCCCGCATCGTCGTCAATACGACGCGTATAGCCCATGCCTATGGCTATGAGCTGACGATCATGATGTTCCAGCGCAACATCGCCATGACGCTGACCCCCGTCCTGGAGGGTGCTGCGGGGAGCTATCAGCGCCTTGACTACGCCCACCCCGTGACGGGCATGAGCCAGCATAAGCACAGCCCGCTGAACTTCTACCTCAATGCCGAGCTTAGCCGTCTGAGCTGGTACACCTATGATAACCACCCCGATCTAGATGAGCTGGAGGCACGCTTCGAGCGTATCCTCACCACACAGCCCGTCAATCGCTGGCTCGTGCTCTACCTCATTAGCCAGGCCAATATGTGCCTGTGTCTGCTCTTCGGCGGCGATCTCGTCTCCTCGCTCTTCGTCTTTCTCGGGACCTTCCTCGGCTTCTTGGTGAGGCAGGAGCTCAATAGACGGCACGCCTATATCTACCTGACGATATGCCTCTCTGCCTTTATCGCCTCCTTCGTCGTAGGCCTAGGGGCGAAGTGGGGGCTGGAGGCTAGCCCTGAGATCGCCCTAGGGGCAAGCGTCCTCTACCTCATCCCCGGCGTCCCCTTCATCAATGGCATCATGGACCTGCTGGACGGCTATATGCTCAATGGGCTTTCGCGTCTGATGACTGCGGCCATGATCGTGGTGAGCATCACGGTCGGGCTCAGCGGTACGCTGCTACTGCTCGGACTATCGCTGCTCTGA
- a CDS encoding threonine/serine exporter family protein, producing MDFVLIFQKGFFAAIAALGFAAVGNPSPAAFRYAPLLAFFGNVIRFSLMQYAEVNIAVASFFAAIFIGFMAVGFAFYARYPIEVFAFPALLPMIPGQYAYRSLLAMIRFIETSSTEMQEQYLPMIISNAITALLTMFALGVGVAIPLFIFYKTSFRMTRGEAK from the coding sequence ATGGACTTCGTCTTGATCTTTCAGAAGGGCTTCTTCGCCGCCATCGCAGCACTCGGCTTCGCTGCTGTCGGGAATCCCTCGCCTGCGGCCTTCCGCTACGCTCCGCTTCTAGCCTTCTTCGGCAATGTGATCCGCTTCTCTCTCATGCAGTACGCAGAGGTGAACATCGCTGTGGCCTCCTTCTTCGCCGCCATCTTCATCGGCTTCATGGCCGTAGGCTTCGCCTTCTATGCCCGCTATCCGATCGAGGTCTTTGCCTTCCCGGCCTTGCTCCCGATGATCCCAGGGCAGTATGCTTACCGCTCACTCCTGGCGATGATCCGCTTCATCGAGACCAGTAGTACTGAGATGCAGGAGCAGTACCTGCCGATGATCATCAGCAACGCGATCACGGCGCTCCTGACGATGTTCGCCCTCGGGGTCGGGGTCGCGATCCCGCTCTTCATCTTCTACAAGACCTCCTTCCGTATGACGCGTGGCGAGGCCAAATAG
- a CDS encoding FKBP-type peptidyl-prolyl cis-trans isomerase gives MKKFAMILAASAMALGTYSCQQGGSTPKDSVDSVAYAMGFSNAAELMNAIKGAQAQGQQIDSALFFKGFEEGFNSDTTKLWYYVGQMQGVQAAQRFKEDSTLMNKKALFLSGFKKALALDSATRVGQVDSLGAVAQKYYEKKYEEEQKKQEAEMAKQMEQQYGENKTKGAAYIKSFAAEAGVKTTASGIAYKVIKEGTGATPTANDVVKVNYKGMLIDGTVFDESKDKPVEFPVNGVIKGWTEVLQLMKAGEKIKVAIPQELAYGARYQGDKIPPFSTLVFEIELLEVKPAAAQQ, from the coding sequence ATGAAAAAGTTCGCAATGATCCTGGCTGCATCAGCCATGGCCCTCGGTACCTACTCCTGCCAGCAGGGAGGCTCCACGCCCAAGGACAGCGTAGACAGCGTAGCCTACGCTATGGGCTTCAGTAATGCTGCTGAGCTGATGAACGCCATCAAGGGCGCTCAGGCTCAGGGCCAGCAGATTGACTCCGCGCTCTTCTTCAAGGGCTTCGAGGAAGGCTTCAACAGCGATACGACCAAGCTCTGGTACTACGTAGGTCAGATGCAGGGCGTACAGGCTGCTCAGCGCTTCAAGGAAGACTCCACGCTGATGAACAAGAAGGCCCTCTTCCTCTCTGGCTTCAAGAAGGCGCTGGCTCTGGACTCCGCTACGCGCGTAGGCCAGGTAGACAGCCTCGGAGCTGTCGCTCAGAAGTACTACGAGAAGAAGTACGAGGAGGAGCAGAAGAAGCAGGAGGCTGAGATGGCGAAGCAGATGGAGCAGCAGTATGGTGAGAATAAGACCAAGGGTGCTGCCTACATCAAGAGCTTCGCCGCTGAGGCTGGTGTCAAGACCACGGCTAGCGGTATTGCCTACAAGGTGATCAAGGAAGGTACGGGCGCTACGCCTACGGCTAACGATGTCGTGAAGGTCAACTATAAGGGTATGCTCATCGATGGTACCGTCTTCGACGAGTCCAAGGATAAGCCCGTCGAGTTCCCCGTCAACGGTGTCATCAAGGGTTGGACCGAAGTGCTCCAGCTGATGAAGGCCGGTGAGAAAATCAAGGTGGCTATCCCTCAGGAGCTGGCCTACGGTGCACGCTACCAGGGCGACAAGATCCCTCCCTTCAGCACGCTGGTCTTCGAGATCGAGCTCCTCGAGGTCAAGCCCGCTGCTGCCCAGCAGTAG
- the lepB gene encoding signal peptidase I has protein sequence MNRYPLSGLSPRQLLIRRVKGGIMIVLLLLFALWAGWGWLLLLPFLVDFYFTRFIPWRYLKEHPNGMVRLLGGLLEDIVFVVVTVTIIFTYFFQNFAIPSSSLEKTLLIGDYLFVNKLSYGPRVPMTPLALPLAHNTAFGHKSYLDSPSLPYRRLKGLGKVERNDLVVFNFPAGDTVALSMPNPDYYTLCAQYGREQVWSDRQQFGEVVARPVDRRDHYVKRCVGLPGETVELRANQLYINGKAMANPRQMQLNYFVQTDGTPLSQELLDQLEINDRDVQLIYDYRTSDGGDLSPFLAQMKLAFQSEGSRGYGLIYHLPLTAEMVRVLQAEPYVKGLGVERTTTELSGQVYPLDYATGWTRDDYGPLLIPRKGLTVELTPATLAYYARCIHAYEGHQLEQRPDGVILIDGRPATHYTFAMDYYFMLGDNRHMSADSRYWGFVPEDHVVGKPAFLWLSINSERPLLSGGIRWGRMMRLINGK, from the coding sequence ATGAATAGATACCCGCTCTCGGGGCTCAGTCCTCGTCAGCTCCTCATCCGCCGCGTTAAGGGCGGGATTATGATCGTACTGCTCCTGCTCTTCGCCCTCTGGGCGGGCTGGGGCTGGCTTCTGCTGCTGCCTTTCTTGGTAGACTTCTACTTCACACGCTTCATCCCCTGGCGCTACCTCAAGGAGCACCCCAACGGTATGGTACGCCTGCTGGGAGGGCTGCTGGAGGACATCGTCTTCGTCGTGGTGACGGTGACGATCATCTTCACCTACTTCTTCCAGAACTTTGCCATCCCCTCCTCCTCGCTGGAGAAGACGCTCTTGATTGGGGACTACCTCTTTGTCAATAAGCTCAGCTACGGGCCGCGCGTGCCGATGACGCCGCTGGCACTGCCGCTGGCGCACAATACGGCCTTCGGGCACAAGTCCTACCTCGATAGCCCTTCACTGCCTTACCGCAGGCTCAAGGGGCTGGGCAAGGTGGAGCGTAATGACCTCGTTGTCTTCAATTTCCCTGCGGGGGACACGGTGGCGCTTTCCATGCCGAACCCCGACTACTATACGCTGTGCGCGCAGTACGGGCGCGAGCAGGTGTGGAGCGATCGCCAGCAGTTCGGCGAGGTCGTCGCTCGTCCTGTAGACCGTCGTGACCACTATGTCAAGCGCTGTGTCGGGCTGCCCGGAGAGACGGTAGAGCTACGTGCCAATCAGCTGTACATCAATGGTAAGGCCATGGCCAATCCGCGTCAGATGCAGCTCAACTACTTCGTCCAGACCGACGGGACGCCGCTGTCGCAGGAGCTCCTCGACCAGCTGGAGATCAACGACAGAGATGTGCAGCTCATCTACGACTACCGTACGAGCGATGGGGGAGACCTCTCGCCCTTCCTTGCGCAGATGAAGCTCGCCTTCCAGTCCGAGGGTTCGCGTGGCTACGGCCTTATCTATCACCTACCGCTGACGGCTGAGATGGTGCGCGTACTGCAGGCTGAGCCCTATGTCAAGGGCCTTGGGGTGGAGCGTACGACGACCGAGCTCAGCGGGCAGGTCTATCCGCTGGACTACGCTACGGGCTGGACGCGTGATGACTACGGGCCGCTCCTCATCCCGCGTAAGGGACTGACGGTCGAGCTCACCCCCGCGACGCTCGCCTACTATGCCCGCTGCATCCATGCCTATGAGGGGCACCAGCTGGAGCAGCGCCCCGATGGTGTGATCCTCATCGATGGTCGTCCCGCGACGCACTACACCTTCGCGATGGACTACTACTTCATGCTGGGGGACAATAGGCATATGTCTGCTGACAGCCGCTACTGGGGCTTCGTGCCCGAGGATCATGTCGTAGGTAAGCCCGCCTTCCTCTGGCTCTCCATCAATAGCGAGCGTCCGCTCCTCTCTGGCGGTATCCGCTGGGGGCGGATGATGCGTCTCATCAATGGGAAGTAA
- a CDS encoding FKBP-type peptidyl-prolyl cis-trans isomerase, producing MKKTALVSLGLATALLLGACSPRLKQRTSALPSAQDSVAYAFGVLNSQAFSSAMAGMPGDSLSREQILQGFSDAFLSRPAQVLSLDEARRIYEGYINGLRAAEARERSARADSLLRLNAQRPGVQTTASGLQWRVLRAAEGQRPSAQDTVVVNYVGRLADGGKEFDSSYKHGEPATLPLSAVIKGWTEGISLMSKGAKYEFLIPAPLAYGERGAGGVIPAGAPLFFEVELLDIKPYVEPQAADEVSEAQPQSGSSTKASPRTKVGKRTKRTK from the coding sequence ATGAAGAAGACCGCTCTAGTGAGCCTCGGGCTGGCTACGGCCCTGCTCCTGGGGGCTTGCTCCCCCCGCCTCAAGCAGCGCACCAGTGCCCTACCCTCAGCGCAGGACTCGGTGGCCTATGCCTTTGGGGTGCTGAATAGTCAGGCCTTCTCCTCCGCTATGGCGGGTATGCCTGGCGATAGCCTTAGCCGTGAGCAGATCCTACAGGGCTTCTCCGACGCCTTCCTCAGCCGCCCCGCTCAGGTGCTCAGCCTCGACGAGGCACGTCGTATCTACGAGGGCTATATCAACGGGCTGCGCGCAGCCGAGGCGCGCGAGCGTAGCGCTCGTGCCGACTCGCTGCTGCGCCTCAACGCTCAGCGCCCTGGCGTACAGACGACCGCGAGCGGCCTGCAGTGGCGCGTGCTACGTGCCGCCGAGGGGCAGCGCCCCAGCGCTCAGGACACCGTAGTGGTGAACTACGTGGGTCGACTGGCCGATGGGGGCAAGGAGTTCGATAGCTCCTACAAGCATGGCGAGCCCGCGACCCTTCCGCTCAGTGCCGTCATCAAGGGCTGGACGGAGGGTATCAGCCTCATGTCCAAGGGGGCTAAGTACGAGTTCCTCATCCCTGCGCCCCTGGCCTACGGCGAGCGTGGCGCAGGTGGGGTGATCCCCGCTGGGGCGCCTCTCTTCTTCGAGGTCGAGCTCCTGGATATCAAGCCTTACGTCGAGCCTCAGGCAGCCGACGAGGTCTCAGAAGCACAGCCACAGTCCGGCTCCAGCACTAAGGCTAGCCCTCGGACTAAGGTGGGTAAGCGCACCAAGCGCACTAAGTAA
- a CDS encoding S9 family peptidase, with protein MNKPKQSAFGPAPRVASRPEELRHLDDLRVDPYYYLRDKELPELQDYLQAENAYTEEVMASTQELQEEIYQEIVGRIKETDQSYPTLRRGYYYYTRTEQGRQYPSYYRYEEEAFDERWSERPQEVEGGELIFDVNLMAEGQPAYIFAGYSVSPDNRWVAYMSNTTGSYAEFDLRIKSLETGQELPLCIAGVASLAWAEDSETIYYSLIDETLRSSRVLRQRLDEAEGQLIYEELDGRFSCSVSETKTHEYLFISCSSSTSSEEYYLAADGRDTEPKLLLARQPDVRYSVLTHRDRLYLYYKDKEQLNGALYATSLEGVADRSSWRTILAHRPEVRLESLGIYEHYVVTEERVEGLSQIRILDPLGQPLREVAFPEPVYTLALRGSSQYSTRKVRYTYSSPNRPSSLYEYDLETGQSRLLKQQEVGGGYQPEDYIVERRWALGEDGTTRIPMALLYRKGLKRDGSAPALIYGYGSYGISMEAQFSVSILSLVDRGFVYALAQVRGGSELGEQWYEDGKFLKKEHTFTDFAACARLLVDEAYTSPERLAAMGGSAGGMLMGVVANRWPELFGCIVAQVPFVDVVTTMLDDSLPLTTGEYEEWGNPNEPEYYHYMKGYSPYDNLRAQRYPAMLVTGGINDSQVLFHEPTKYVAKLRSLKTDDELLLLRMNMDSGHGGATGRYSGIRDTAFEYAFILYALGLVS; from the coding sequence ATGAATAAGCCAAAGCAATCAGCCTTCGGCCCAGCCCCTCGTGTGGCTTCGCGCCCCGAGGAGCTGCGTCACCTCGATGACCTACGTGTCGACCCCTACTACTACCTGCGGGACAAGGAGCTCCCCGAGCTACAGGACTACCTCCAGGCCGAGAATGCCTACACCGAGGAGGTGATGGCCTCGACCCAGGAGCTGCAGGAGGAGATCTATCAGGAGATCGTGGGGCGCATCAAGGAGACCGACCAAAGCTATCCCACACTGCGCCGAGGCTATTACTACTATACCCGCACCGAGCAGGGCAGGCAGTACCCTAGCTATTACCGCTACGAGGAAGAGGCCTTCGACGAGCGCTGGAGTGAGCGCCCGCAGGAGGTGGAGGGTGGCGAGCTGATCTTCGACGTCAACCTCATGGCCGAGGGGCAGCCCGCCTATATCTTCGCAGGCTATAGCGTCAGCCCTGATAATCGCTGGGTAGCCTATATGTCCAATACGACGGGCTCCTACGCCGAGTTCGACCTCAGGATCAAGAGCCTCGAGACGGGGCAGGAGCTGCCGCTGTGCATCGCGGGCGTCGCTTCGCTGGCCTGGGCTGAGGATAGTGAGACCATCTACTACAGCCTGATCGACGAGACGCTGCGCTCTAGCCGCGTCCTTCGTCAGCGTCTCGACGAGGCCGAGGGGCAGCTGATCTACGAGGAGCTGGATGGCCGCTTCTCCTGCAGCGTCAGCGAGACCAAGACGCACGAATACCTCTTCATCTCCTGCTCGAGCAGCACCAGTAGCGAGGAGTACTACCTGGCTGCGGACGGGCGGGACACAGAGCCCAAGCTGCTGCTAGCGCGCCAGCCCGACGTGCGCTACTCGGTGCTGACGCACCGCGATCGCCTCTACCTATACTATAAGGATAAGGAGCAGCTCAACGGCGCCCTCTACGCGACGAGCCTCGAGGGCGTGGCTGACCGCTCCTCCTGGCGTACGATCCTGGCGCATCGCCCCGAGGTGCGCCTCGAGAGCCTCGGCATCTACGAGCACTATGTGGTGACGGAGGAGCGCGTCGAGGGCCTCTCGCAGATCCGCATCCTCGATCCGCTGGGGCAGCCGCTGCGCGAGGTCGCCTTCCCCGAGCCCGTCTATACGCTGGCTCTGAGAGGTAGCAGCCAGTACAGCACGCGCAAGGTGCGCTACACCTATTCCTCGCCCAATAGACCCAGCAGCCTCTATGAGTACGACCTCGAGACGGGGCAGAGTCGACTGCTCAAGCAGCAGGAGGTCGGCGGGGGCTACCAGCCAGAGGACTACATCGTGGAGCGCCGCTGGGCGCTCGGCGAGGACGGCACGACGCGCATCCCTATGGCCTTGCTCTACCGTAAGGGCCTCAAGCGCGATGGCTCGGCGCCTGCTCTGATCTACGGCTATGGGAGCTATGGGATCTCGATGGAGGCACAGTTCAGCGTCTCTATCCTTAGCCTCGTGGATCGTGGCTTCGTCTATGCGCTGGCTCAGGTGCGTGGCGGGAGCGAACTCGGGGAGCAGTGGTACGAGGATGGCAAGTTCCTCAAGAAGGAGCATACCTTCACTGACTTCGCTGCCTGCGCCCGTCTCCTCGTGGATGAGGCTTATACCTCCCCCGAGCGTTTGGCAGCTATGGGGGGCAGCGCGGGCGGTATGCTGATGGGGGTCGTGGCCAATCGCTGGCCCGAGCTCTTCGGCTGTATCGTCGCCCAGGTGCCCTTCGTGGACGTCGTGACGACGATGCTTGACGATAGCCTACCTCTGACGACAGGGGAGTACGAGGAGTGGGGCAATCCCAATGAGCCGGAGTACTACCACTATATGAAGGGCTATTCCCCCTACGACAACCTCCGTGCGCAGCGCTATCCTGCGATGCTCGTCACGGGCGGGATCAATGACTCGCAGGTCCTCTTCCACGAGCCGACCAAGTACGTGGCGAAGCTGCGCAGCCTCAAGACGGATGACGAGCTCCTCTTGCTGCGCATGAATATGGACTCGGGCCACGGCGGCGCTACGGGGCGCTACAGCGGGATACGCGACACGGCCTTTGAGTACGCCTTCATCCTCTACGCCCTAGGGCTTGTCTCCTAG
- the cas1 gene encoding type II CRISPR-associated endonuclease Cas1 — protein MIKRTLYFGNPAYLSLRDRQLEVHLRQDSPSKVPSRTIPIEDVGVVLLDDPQITITHGALNALLEQNCALITCGASHLPSGLMLPLDGHSLQNERFRSQLDASLPLRKQLWQQTVQAKIRNQATLLAYVLQEPVPNMLAWARQVKSGDSENLEARAAAFYWRNLFIPLPDFTREREGSAPNSLLNYGYAILRAVIARALVSAGLLPTLGIHHHNKYNAYCLADDIMEPYRPYVDQLVVELCQDGYPSELTKELKAELLMIPTLDVELEGQRRPLMVAAAQTASSLQQCFAGKLRTLAYPLLRCDDVD, from the coding sequence ATGATAAAACGCACGCTTTACTTTGGGAATCCTGCTTATCTGTCTCTTAGGGACAGACAGCTTGAGGTACACCTAAGACAGGATTCCCCTAGTAAAGTACCATCACGGACGATCCCGATAGAAGATGTCGGGGTCGTCCTCCTTGATGATCCTCAGATCACCATTACCCACGGAGCCTTGAATGCTCTGCTGGAGCAGAACTGTGCCCTCATTACTTGTGGAGCTAGTCACCTGCCTTCGGGCTTGATGCTCCCTTTAGATGGGCATAGCCTTCAGAATGAGCGCTTCCGGAGTCAGCTTGATGCCTCATTGCCGCTACGCAAGCAGCTATGGCAGCAGACGGTGCAGGCCAAGATTCGTAACCAAGCTACGCTGTTGGCCTATGTGCTGCAGGAGCCTGTCCCCAATATGCTTGCTTGGGCTCGACAGGTAAAGAGTGGGGATAGTGAGAATCTCGAGGCACGTGCGGCAGCTTTCTACTGGCGCAATCTTTTCATTCCACTTCCTGATTTTACTCGTGAGCGAGAGGGCTCGGCTCCTAATTCGCTGCTGAACTATGGCTACGCTATCCTCCGCGCTGTCATTGCTCGCGCCCTAGTGAGCGCTGGCCTACTGCCTACCCTTGGTATTCATCACCATAATAAGTATAATGCCTATTGCCTTGCTGATGATATCATGGAGCCCTACCGCCCCTACGTGGATCAACTCGTGGTGGAGCTCTGTCAGGATGGGTATCCCAGTGAGCTCACGAAAGAACTAAAGGCTGAGCTGCTGATGATCCCGACGCTCGATGTGGAGCTGGAGGGGCAGCGGCGGCCCTTGATGGTCGCTGCAGCGCAGACGGCGAGTTCGCTGCAGCAGTGCTTCGCTGGCAAGCTTCGTACTCTAGCTTATCCATTACTGCGATGCGACGACGTAGACTAA